Proteins encoded within one genomic window of Halodesulfurarchaeum formicicum:
- a CDS encoding [LysW]-lysine hydrolase, producing the protein MSDVTTKEARALLRNLVETPSVSGSEDAVAKRLRSFFEAQGREAWIDDVGNLRAPADDTVLLTSHMDTVPGEIPVRVEEDVLWGRGSVDAKGPLAAMAVAAANAGVSFVGVVREETDSAGARHLVEDRDPPAAVVNGEPSGWDAITLGYRGLLSGTYTVETEVGHTSRPEPNAIQQAVAWWSQVEAAFDDGDSVFDRVTPKPVAFEGGTSADGFAFEAKVEAQFRIPPGETIEGVKSTVEAVGPGAVAWHDEIPPVMESPRNPVAGALRRGIRECSGEPTHLRKTGTSDMNVYAGAWDVPMATYGPGDSDLDHTPDEHLDLGVFDRAVRVLTVAAESL; encoded by the coding sequence ATGAGCGACGTCACCACAAAGGAGGCCCGGGCGCTGCTCCGGAACCTGGTCGAGACGCCCTCCGTCTCGGGGAGCGAGGACGCGGTCGCAAAGCGCCTGCGATCCTTCTTCGAGGCTCAGGGCCGCGAGGCGTGGATCGACGACGTGGGTAACCTCCGGGCCCCAGCCGACGACACGGTGCTTTTGACCTCCCATATGGACACCGTGCCGGGCGAGATCCCGGTCCGGGTCGAGGAGGATGTCCTCTGGGGCCGGGGCAGCGTCGACGCGAAAGGACCACTCGCGGCGATGGCAGTCGCAGCCGCGAACGCCGGTGTGAGCTTCGTCGGGGTGGTACGCGAGGAGACCGACTCCGCCGGCGCCAGACACCTCGTCGAGGATCGGGATCCCCCAGCGGCTGTCGTCAACGGCGAGCCCTCGGGATGGGACGCGATCACCCTGGGCTACCGGGGACTGCTCTCGGGCACCTACACGGTCGAAACCGAGGTCGGGCACACTTCCCGACCGGAGCCGAACGCCATCCAGCAGGCGGTGGCGTGGTGGAGCCAGGTCGAGGCGGCGTTCGACGACGGCGACTCGGTCTTCGACCGCGTGACTCCCAAGCCCGTCGCCTTCGAGGGCGGGACGAGCGCAGACGGCTTCGCATTCGAAGCCAAAGTCGAGGCCCAGTTCCGCATCCCACCGGGCGAAACTATCGAGGGCGTGAAGTCGACCGTCGAGGCGGTCGGTCCGGGAGCGGTCGCGTGGCACGATGAAATCCCGCCGGTGATGGAGAGTCCACGTAATCCCGTCGCGGGGGCGCTTCGCCGAGGCATTCGGGAGTGTTCAGGTGAGCCCACCCATCTGCGAAAGACCGGAACCAGTGACATGAACGTCTACGCCGGAGCGTGGGACGTGCCGATGGCGACCTACGGGCCGGGGGACTCCGATCTGGACCATACGCCCGACGAACACCTCGATCTCGGGGTCTTTGACCGGGCCGTGCGGGTGCTCACCGTGGCTGCCGAATCGTTGTGA
- a CDS encoding DUF63 family protein, translated as MAFPSTRIERLWTGAVGTILAVLVGGSVLFPERVYGGFVWQYFWGPVAADAHGAQAAAYNGGDPIFFDSVAGASGVAGPIAYPGYTIVSEIGYAITLLVALAGIVFLLDRLDFEERPQLIYPLLPFMLFGGALRVVEDAHDTLAVGAGLIEFPWIALFISPFIYVTVFVLAMAALLVSLRLRNQGHADSFEWPLFGFGSGMLVLALGYLLYLSATQPQVEFHPAFTILTMGGATLIAVLGWWALRKYAPAVADGTPVVGAVILWAHAVDGVANVLGIDWGAELGLAADMVPKHPANRAIIDLTVAVVPEGITAVIGVAWGFLLVKIVAATIVTWLFDEQMITEGPRFSTLLLIAVVAVGLGPGVRDMLRATFGV; from the coding sequence ATGGCATTCCCGAGCACGCGGATTGAACGGCTCTGGACCGGGGCCGTCGGGACGATACTGGCAGTTCTGGTCGGTGGCTCCGTGCTCTTCCCGGAACGGGTCTACGGCGGCTTCGTGTGGCAGTACTTCTGGGGCCCGGTTGCCGCCGACGCCCACGGCGCCCAGGCGGCCGCCTACAACGGCGGCGATCCGATCTTCTTCGATTCGGTGGCCGGCGCTTCCGGGGTCGCCGGGCCGATAGCGTACCCGGGGTATACAATCGTCTCCGAGATCGGGTACGCGATTACGCTCCTCGTTGCGCTTGCCGGGATCGTCTTCCTGCTCGACCGGCTGGACTTCGAGGAGCGGCCACAGCTCATCTATCCGCTGCTCCCGTTCATGCTATTCGGGGGCGCGCTTCGGGTCGTCGAGGACGCACACGACACCCTCGCGGTCGGGGCCGGGCTCATCGAGTTCCCCTGGATCGCGCTTTTCATCAGCCCATTCATCTACGTGACCGTCTTCGTCCTCGCCATGGCCGCCCTGCTCGTGAGTCTCCGGCTCCGGAATCAGGGCCACGCCGACTCCTTCGAGTGGCCCCTTTTCGGCTTCGGGAGCGGCATGCTGGTGCTCGCACTCGGGTATCTCCTCTATCTCTCCGCGACACAGCCGCAGGTCGAGTTCCACCCGGCCTTCACGATTCTCACGATGGGCGGGGCGACGCTGATCGCCGTCCTCGGGTGGTGGGCACTCAGGAAGTACGCTCCTGCGGTGGCCGATGGCACCCCGGTCGTGGGTGCGGTCATCCTCTGGGCGCACGCTGTCGACGGCGTCGCGAACGTTCTCGGCATCGACTGGGGTGCGGAACTCGGCCTCGCCGCGGACATGGTGCCAAAACACCCCGCGAACCGCGCGATCATCGACCTCACCGTGGCCGTGGTTCCCGAGGGAATCACCGCGGTCATCGGGGTGGCCTGGGGCTTTCTCCTCGTCAAGATCGTCGCCGCGACGATCGTGACCTGGCTCTTCGACGAACAGATGATCACCGAGGGGCCACGTTTCAGCACGCTGCTCTTGATCGCCGTGGTCGCCGTCGGCCTGGGTCCCGGCGTTCGGGACATGCTCCGGGCGACCTTCGGCGTCTAG
- a CDS encoding YcaO-like family protein gives MAVLLTGEGPAVEAAAAMLEDADVAVVRGSIDDLPGADLGIVVGLAGSEGFETVKEYAVDSETPWIGVEVGGIGGVPVEGLSAAITTFQPGYVCFECLKTRVAANDVPEAEEATADRSAVRLAGSFAGMQALQALSGSQVAGVVLEVPYAERSLLPVPGCEHAPERERELELDVVDRSLDESIEHAESAVDDRLGLVPWVGEHDSFPLPYYLASVTDTTGFSDGAAPDRAAGVAPTWDGAFMKALGESLERYSAAIYREREFTQEPVASIDGPAPESFVSVEHSPGADEEIPVVPGRDLLADRPVSLPADLVHFPPPENRLGQAITTGLGLGNGGVEAVRSGLYEVIERDATMLAWYSSFEPLGLQVIDPDFETMVRRARGEGLTVTPLLVTQDVDVPVVAVAVHREEFPRFALGSAADLDAEAAAVDALSEALQNWMELRGLGPDGADDATGEIGAYARTPGEAASLLEPAETVPAETVGPDEELSGHNELDALLERVESAGLSVYAAPITPRDVDRLGFTAVRVLSPAAQPLFVEEPVFGDRAQTVPADLGFEPRLDRAFHPYP, from the coding sequence GGCTGGCTGGCAGCGAGGGCTTCGAGACGGTAAAAGAGTACGCCGTCGATTCCGAGACGCCCTGGATCGGAGTGGAGGTCGGTGGAATCGGCGGCGTCCCGGTCGAAGGGCTGTCCGCGGCGATCACGACCTTCCAGCCCGGCTATGTCTGCTTCGAGTGTCTGAAGACCCGGGTCGCGGCGAACGACGTCCCGGAGGCCGAAGAGGCCACGGCCGACCGCTCGGCGGTCCGGCTGGCCGGCTCGTTTGCCGGTATGCAGGCCCTCCAGGCCCTCTCCGGCTCGCAGGTCGCTGGTGTCGTTCTGGAAGTTCCCTACGCCGAGCGCTCGTTGCTTCCCGTTCCGGGCTGTGAACACGCACCCGAGCGGGAGCGCGAACTCGAACTCGACGTCGTGGACCGAAGCCTCGATGAATCGATCGAACACGCCGAATCCGCCGTGGACGATCGGCTCGGACTGGTCCCCTGGGTGGGCGAACACGATTCGTTCCCGCTCCCGTACTACCTCGCGTCGGTGACCGACACCACGGGCTTCAGCGACGGAGCGGCCCCGGATCGGGCTGCGGGGGTCGCCCCCACGTGGGACGGCGCGTTCATGAAGGCTCTTGGAGAGTCCCTGGAACGGTACAGCGCGGCGATCTACCGGGAGCGAGAGTTCACGCAGGAGCCGGTGGCGTCGATCGACGGACCGGCCCCCGAGTCGTTCGTCAGCGTCGAGCACTCACCTGGTGCGGACGAGGAGATTCCCGTCGTGCCGGGCCGTGACTTGCTCGCGGACCGTCCGGTTTCGCTGCCCGCCGATCTGGTCCACTTCCCGCCGCCGGAGAACCGGCTCGGCCAGGCCATCACGACCGGATTGGGACTGGGGAACGGCGGCGTCGAGGCGGTTCGGTCCGGGCTCTACGAGGTGATCGAACGGGACGCCACCATGCTCGCGTGGTACTCCAGTTTCGAGCCGCTGGGCCTGCAGGTGATCGACCCGGACTTCGAAACGATGGTCCGGCGGGCCCGCGGGGAGGGCCTCACCGTGACGCCGCTTCTGGTCACCCAGGACGTGGACGTGCCGGTCGTCGCGGTCGCCGTCCATCGCGAGGAGTTCCCACGGTTCGCGCTGGGTTCGGCGGCGGACCTGGATGCCGAGGCTGCCGCCGTCGACGCGCTTTCCGAGGCGCTCCAGAACTGGATGGAACTCCGGGGCCTCGGCCCTGACGGGGCCGACGACGCCACCGGCGAGATCGGGGCCTACGCGAGGACACCGGGCGAGGCAGCGTCGCTTCTGGAGCCTGCCGAGACGGTGCCGGCCGAGACTGTCGGGCCGGACGAGGAGCTCTCGGGCCACAACGAGCTCGATGCCCTGCTCGAACGGGTCGAGAGTGCCGGGCTGTCCGTCTATGCCGCTCCGATCACACCCCGCGACGTCGACCGACTCGGGTTCACGGCGGTTCGGGTCCTCTCACCGGCGGCTCAACCGCTCTTCGTGGAGGAGCCAGTGTTCGGCGATCGCGCCCAGACCGTGCCAGCGGATCTCGGCTTCGAACCGCGGCTGGACCGGGCGTTCCACCCCTATCCCTAG